A genomic segment from Brienomyrus brachyistius isolate T26 chromosome 9, BBRACH_0.4, whole genome shotgun sequence encodes:
- the LOC125748308 gene encoding golgin subfamily A member 6-like protein 22 isoform X1, producing the protein MATVRKCEPVLLSKVKLTTLCEHRNKLPGNVWPPAVPNDAGDGTETKEERKRKAKGGKKKSWLKKIFANKGKGKKAMEEKSQAVVVVEEESQAVVVVESQAVVVVESQAVVVEEESQAVVEEDSQAVVEEESHAMAEESQAMVEEESKAMVEEEFKEMEEEFKGLEEEFKGLDEEYRAMVEENKEMEEEESKAMAEECKAMAEECKAMAEKCKAMEEEESKALTFTMEEEESKAMMEEEYKVMEEEFKAMMEEEFKGLEEEYRAMVEERKAMEEEESKAMEEEESKAMEEEESKALTFTMEKEESKAMMEEEYKVMEEEFKAMEEEFKGLEEEYRAMVEESKAMEEEESKAMAEECKAMAEECKAMAEKCKAMEECNAKVVEEESQGMVVVEEESQAVAVEESLAMAVESLAMEEECKAKEEEECNAKVVEEESQAMVEESQAMVEECKAMVEECKAMEEESKAMEEKYKAMVEECKAMEEESKAMEEKYKAMEEKCKAMEEEYKAMVEKSKAMVEESKAMLKESKAMVKESKAREEMRLNIEH; encoded by the exons atggccacggtcagaaaatgtgagcctgtcctcctgagtaaagtaaagctcactacgctctgtgagcacaggaacaAATTAcccggcaatgtttg GCCGCCAGCGGTACCAAATGACGCTGGGGATGGTACTGAAACAAAGGAAGAAAGAAAAAGGAAGgccaaaggaggaaaaaaaaaatcctggctAAAGAAGATTTTTGCAAataaaggaaaaggaaaaaaggcaatggaggagaagagccaggcagtggtggtggtggaggaggagagccaggcagtggtggtggtggagagccaggcagtggtggtggtggagagccaagcagtggtggtggaggaggagagccaggcagtggtggaggaggacagccaggcagtggtggaggaggagagccatgcAATGGCGGAGGAAagccaggcaatggtggaggaggagagcaaggcaatggtggaggaggagttcaaggaaatggaggaggagttcaagggattggaggaggagttcaagggaTTGGATGAGGAGTAcagggcaatggtggaggagaacaaggaaatggaggaggaggagagcaaggcaatggcggaggagtgcaaggcaatggcagaggagtgcaaagcaatggcggagaagtgcaaggcaatggaggaggaggagagcaaggctttgactttcacaatggaggaggaggagagcaaggcaatgatggaggaggagtacaaggtgatggaggaggagttcaaggcaatgatggaggaggagttcaagggattggaggaggagtacagggcaatggtggaggagagaaaggcaatggaggaggaggagagcaaggcaatggaggaggaggagagcaaggcaatggaggaggaggagagcaaggctttgactttcacaatggagaaggaggagagcaaggcaatgatggaggaggagtacaaggtgatggaggaggagttcaaggcaatggaggaggagttcaagggattggaggaggagtacagggcaatggtggaggagagcaaggcaatggaggaggaggagagcaaggcaatggcggaggagtgcaaggcaatggcagaggagtgcaaagcaatggcggagaagtgcaaggcaatggaggagtgcaatgcaaaggtggtggaggaggagagccagggaatggtggtggtggaggaggagagccaggcagtggcggtggaggagagcctggcaatggcggtggagagcctggcaatggaggaggagtgcaaggcaaaggaggaggaggagtgcaatgcaaaggtggtggaggaagagagccaggcaatggtggaggagagtcaggcaatggtggaggaatgcaaggcaatggtggaggagtgcaaggcaatggaggaggagagcaaggcaatggaggagaagtacaaggcaatggtggaggagtgcaaggcaatggaggaggagagcaaggcaatggaggagaagtacaaggcaatggaggagaagtgcaaggcaatggaggaggagtacaaggcaatggtggagaaaagcaaggcaatggtggaggagagcaaggcaatgttgaaggagagcaaggcaatggtgaaggagagcaaggcaagggAGGAGATGCGACTGAACATAGAACACTGA
- the LOC125748308 gene encoding golgin subfamily A member 6-like protein 22 isoform X2 encodes MATVRKCEPVLLSKVKLTTLCEHRNKLPGNVWPPAVPNDAGDGTETKEERKRKAKGGKKKSWLKKIFANKGKGKKAMEEKSQAVVVVEEESQAVVVVESQAVVVVESQAVVVEEESQAVVEEDSQAVVEEESHAMAEESQAMVEEESKAMVEEEFKEMEEEFKGLEEEFKGLDEEYRAMVEENKEMEEEESKAMAEECKAMAEECKAMAEKCKAMEEEESKALTFTMEEEESKAMMEEEYKVMEEEFKAMEEEFKGLEEEYRAMVEESKAMEEEESKAMAEECKAMAEECKAMAEKCKAMEECNAKVVEEESQGMVVVEEESQAVAVEESLAMAVESLAMEEECKAKEEEECNAKVVEEESQAMVEESQAMVEECKAMVEECKAMEEESKAMEEKYKAMVEECKAMEEESKAMEEKYKAMEEKCKAMEEEYKAMVEKSKAMVEESKAMLKESKAMVKESKAREEMRLNIEH; translated from the exons atggccacggtcagaaaatgtgagcctgtcctcctgagtaaagtaaagctcactacgctctgtgagcacaggaacaAATTAcccggcaatgtttg GCCGCCAGCGGTACCAAATGACGCTGGGGATGGTACTGAAACAAAGGAAGAAAGAAAAAGGAAGgccaaaggaggaaaaaaaaaatcctggctAAAGAAGATTTTTGCAAataaaggaaaaggaaaaaaggcaatggaggagaagagccaggcagtggtggtggtggaggaggagagccaggcagtggtggtggtggagagccaggcagtggtggtggtggagagccaagcagtggtggtggaggaggagagccaggcagtggtggaggaggacagccaggcagtggtggaggaggagagccatgcAATGGCGGAGGAAagccaggcaatggtggaggaggagagcaaggcaatggtggaggaggagttcaaggaaatggaggaggagttcaagggattggaggaggagttcaagggaTTGGATGAGGAGTAcagggcaatggtggaggagaacaaggaaatggaggaggaggagagcaaggcaatggcggaggagtgcaaggcaatggcagaggagtgcaaagcaatggcggagaagtgcaaggcaatggaggaggaggagagcaaggctttgactttcacaatggaggaggaggagagcaaggcaatgatggaggaggagtacaag gtgatggaggaggagttcaaggcaatggaggaggagttcaagggattggaggaggagtacagggcaatggtggaggagagcaaggcaatggaggaggaggagagcaaggcaatggcggaggagtgcaaggcaatggcagaggagtgcaaagcaatggcggagaagtgcaaggcaatggaggagtgcaatgcaaaggtggtggaggaggagagccagggaatggtggtggtggaggaggagagccaggcagtggcggtggaggagagcctggcaatggcggtggagagcctggcaatggaggaggagtgcaaggcaaaggaggaggaggagtgcaatgcaaaggtggtggaggaagagagccaggcaatggtggaggagagtcaggcaatggtggaggaatgcaaggcaatggtggaggagtgcaaggcaatggaggaggagagcaaggcaatggaggagaagtacaaggcaatggtggaggagtgcaaggcaatggaggaggagagcaaggcaatggaggagaagtacaaggcaatggaggagaagtgcaaggcaatggaggaggagtacaaggcaatggtggagaaaagcaaggcaatggtggaggagagcaaggcaatgttgaaggagagcaaggcaatggtgaaggagagcaaggcaagggAGGAGATGCGACTGAACATAGAACACTGA
- the LOC125748308 gene encoding golgin subfamily A member 6-like protein 22 isoform X3 codes for MEEKSQAVVVVEEESQAVVVVESQAVVVVESQAVVVEEESQAVVEEDSQAVVEEESHAMAEESQAMVEEESKAMVEEEFKEMEEEFKGLEEEFKGLDEEYRAMVEENKEMEEEESKAMAEECKAMAEECKAMAEKCKAMEEEESKALTFTMEEEESKAMMEEEYKVMEEEFKAMMEEEFKGLEEEYRAMVEERKAMEEEESKAMEEEESKAMEEEESKALTFTMEKEESKAMMEEEYKVMEEEFKAMEEEFKGLEEEYRAMVEESKAMEEEESKAMAEECKAMAEECKAMAEKCKAMEECNAKVVEEESQGMVVVEEESQAVAVEESLAMAVESLAMEEECKAKEEEECNAKVVEEESQAMVEESQAMVEECKAMVEECKAMEEESKAMEEKYKAMVEECKAMEEESKAMEEKYKAMEEKCKAMEEEYKAMVEKSKAMVEESKAMLKESKAMVKESKAREEMRLNIEH; via the coding sequence atggaggagaagagccaggcagtggtggtggtggaggaggagagccaggcagtggtggtggtggagagccaggcagtggtggtggtggagagccaagcagtggtggtggaggaggagagccaggcagtggtggaggaggacagccaggcagtggtggaggaggagagccatgcAATGGCGGAGGAAagccaggcaatggtggaggaggagagcaaggcaatggtggaggaggagttcaaggaaatggaggaggagttcaagggattggaggaggagttcaagggaTTGGATGAGGAGTAcagggcaatggtggaggagaacaaggaaatggaggaggaggagagcaaggcaatggcggaggagtgcaaggcaatggcagaggagtgcaaagcaatggcggagaagtgcaaggcaatggaggaggaggagagcaaggctttgactttcacaatggaggaggaggagagcaaggcaatgatggaggaggagtacaaggtgatggaggaggagttcaaggcaatgatggaggaggagttcaagggattggaggaggagtacagggcaatggtggaggagagaaaggcaatggaggaggaggagagcaaggcaatggaggaggaggagagcaaggcaatggaggaggaggagagcaaggctttgactttcacaatggagaaggaggagagcaaggcaatgatggaggaggagtacaaggtgatggaggaggagttcaaggcaatggaggaggagttcaagggattggaggaggagtacagggcaatggtggaggagagcaaggcaatggaggaggaggagagcaaggcaatggcggaggagtgcaaggcaatggcagaggagtgcaaagcaatggcggagaagtgcaaggcaatggaggagtgcaatgcaaaggtggtggaggaggagagccagggaatggtggtggtggaggaggagagccaggcagtggcggtggaggagagcctggcaatggcggtggagagcctggcaatggaggaggagtgcaaggcaaaggaggaggaggagtgcaatgcaaaggtggtggaggaagagagccaggcaatggtggaggagagtcaggcaatggtggaggaatgcaaggcaatggtggaggagtgcaaggcaatggaggaggagagcaaggcaatggaggagaagtacaaggcaatggtggaggagtgcaaggcaatggaggaggagagcaaggcaatggaggagaagtacaaggcaatggaggagaagtgcaaggcaatggaggaggagtacaaggcaatggtggagaaaagcaaggcaatggtggaggagagcaaggcaatgttgaaggagagcaaggcaatggtgaaggagagcaaggcaagggAGGAGATGCGACTGAACATAGAACACTGA